One window of Trichoderma breve strain T069 chromosome 3, whole genome shotgun sequence genomic DNA carries:
- a CDS encoding diacylglycerol acyltransferase domain-containing protein encodes MKAARKSVQSDENGSAKPSGLVVTNGDHIHLDKANTSSYPVLPDDGNPQSHEYGAWRAGGIRFAPLRMPFPRRLQTAAVFYHCMTIVVLISMFWFTCANPLTWPILVPYLVHLTLSNAATNGKLSYRSEYLRSMPLWKFFAAYFPMRLHKTHDLPADRRYIFGYHPHGIISHGAWSAFGTSALGFDEKFPGITNTLLTLESNFRLPFYRDYILAMGMASVSKDSIRNILMQGGPKNDGKGRAVTIVIGGARESLQAQPGSMQLILQGRKGFVKMALRTGADLVPVLAFGENDLYDQLSPKTHPMVHKFQMFVLKVFKFTLPALHGRGILNYDVGLMPYRRPVNIVVGKPIRIDAEPCEQPLQEDVDHYHELYVEEIQKIWDAYKDQFAKGRTSDLVISS; translated from the coding sequence ATGAAGGCGGCTAGGAAATCCGTGCAGAGTGACGAGAACGGCTCTGCGAAGCCTTCTGGCCTCGTCGTGACCAACGGCGACCATATCCATCTCGACAAAGCCAACACATCGTCCTATCCTGTTCTGCCAGACGATGGAAATCCCCAGAGCCACGAGTACGGCGCCTGGAGGGCGGGAGGCATTCGCTTTGCTCCGCTGCGCATGCCTTTCCCTCGCCGACTACAAACGGCGGCTGTGTTTTATCACTGCATGACCATCGTTGTCTTGATATCCATGTTTTGGTTCACTTGCGCCAACCCTTTGACCTGGCCCATCTTGGTGCCTTATCTGGTGCATCTGACCCTGTCCAACGCGGCCACAAACGGGAAGCTCAGCTATCGATCGGAGTACCTGAGGTCCATGCCCCTGTGGAAGTTCTTTGCGGCGTATTTCCCTATGAGGCTGCACAAAACGCACGATCTTCCGGCGGACAGGCGGTACATCTTTGGCTATCATCcacatggcatcatctcgcACGGCGCCTGGAGCGCGTTTGGCACGAGTGCCCTTGGCTTCGACGAAAAGTTCCCCGGCATCACCAATACTCTGCTGACGCTCGAATCCAACTTTCGACTTCCCTTTTACCGCGACTATATTTTGGCAATGGGCATGGCCTCGGTGTCGAAAGACTCCATACGGAATATCTTGATGCAGGGTGGCCCCAAGAATGACGGAAAAGGCCGCGCTGTtaccatcgtcatcggcggAGCCCGAGAGTCCTTGCAAGCTCAGCCTGGCTCTATGCAGCTTATCCTCCAGGGGCGGAAGGGCTTCGTAAAGATGGCTCTGCGCACGGGAGCTGATCTGGTTCCTGTCCTTGCCTTTGGAGAAAACGACTTATACGACCAACTAAGCCCGAAGACGCACCCAATGGTTCACAAGTTCCAAATGTTTGTCCTCAAGGTGTTCAAGTTCACGCTTCCGGCTCTTCATGGTCGAGGAATTCTTAACTACGATGTTGGTCTTATGCCCTACCGTCGGCCCGTCAACATTGTTGTCGGAAAGCCCATCCGAATCGACGCGGAGCCTTGCGAACAACCGCTACAAGAGGATGTGGATCATTACCATGAGTTGTACGTCGAGGAGATCCAAAAGATATGGGATGCCTACAAGGACCAATTTGCCAAAGGTCGAACCTCTGACCTTGTTATTTCCTCTTGA
- a CDS encoding xylose isomerase-like TIM barrel domain-containing protein, whose translation MPRPTRGSQKAVKREEDDIDSKDIKLVKPAVKKRKGQAKGDEAAMPLIERTAVSSLGKAMYIGAHISAAGGVQNSVTNALHIGANSFALFLKSQRKWNNPPITAEAKNGFISQCKEHHYHANEHVLPHGSYLVNLAQADAEKARQAYDSFVDDLGRCEQLGIKLYNFHPGSTGGDTKAAAIKRIATQLNKAHKATKSVITVLENMAGAGNVVGSTWEDLRDIIALVEDKTRVGVCIDTCHAFAAGYDLRTPEAFKKTVDSFNEIVGAKYLKAFHLNDSKAPFNSNRDLHANIGTGFLGLRAFHSLMNHEEFQDKPMVLETPIDKKGPDGKTVEDKQVWADEIKLLESLIGMDAETDEFEQMVKELQAEGAEERKKIQDQVDKKSKTTVKKAKGGKKVKKEETSDDESD comes from the exons ATGCCCCGTCCTACTAGAGGTAGCCAGAAGGCAGTCAAGCGCGAAGAGGACGACATTGACTCCAAGGATATAAAGCTAGTAAAGCCT GCCGTCAAAAAGCGCAAGGGACAAGCCAAAGGAGACGAAGCCGCAATGCCTTTAATAGAGAGAACTGCTGTGTCTTCACTGGGCAAGGCCATGTACATTGGCGCCCACATCAGTGCCGCTGGAG GCGTCCAAAACTCTGTAACAAATGCTCTTCACATCGGCGCCAACTCCTTCGCCCTGTTTCTCAAATCTCAGCGCAAATGGAACAATCCTCCCATTACGGCAGAGGCCAAAAACGGCTTCATTAGCCAGTGTAAGGAGCATCACTACCACGCCAACGAGCATGTGCTCCCCCACGGGTCATACCTGGTCAACCTTGCGCAGGCAGACGCGGAGAAGGCTCGTCAGGCATACGATAGCTTCGTGGACGACCTGGGCCGATGTGAACAGCTCGGCATCAAGCTTTACAACTTCCATCCTGGATCTACTGGAGGCGACACAaaggccgccgccatcaagcgTATTGCTACGCAGCTAAACAAGGCACACAAGGCCACCAAGTCAGTAATTACGGTCCTGGAAAATATGGCGGGCGCTGGTAATGTCGTGGGATCGACTTGGGAAGATCTCAGAGATATCATTGCTCTTGTGGAGGATAAGACTCGGGTTGGAGTGTGCATCGACACTTGCCATGCCTTTGCTGCGGGCTATGACCTGCGAACTCCGGAGGCTTTCAAAAAGACGGTCGATTCTTTCAACGAGATTGTCGGCGCAAAGTATCTGAAAGCCTTTCACT TAAACGACAGCAAAGCACCCTTCAATTCCAACAGAGATCTCCATGCGAATATTGGAACCGGCTTCTTGGGTCTCCGAGCCTTCCACAGCCTAATGAATCACGAAGAGTTCCAGGACAAGCCCATGGTCTTAGAAACACCCATCGATAAGAAGGGTCCCGACGGCAAAACAGTCGAAGACAAGCAGGTTTGGGCGGATGAAATTAAGTTGCTAGAGAGCCTCATCGGCATGGATGCGGAGACTGACGAGTTTGAACAAATGGTGAAGGAATTGCAAGCCGAGGGTGCCGAGGAACGAAAGAAGATTCAAGATCAAGTTGACAAGAAGTCAAAGACCACggtgaagaaggcgaagggtggaaagaaggtgaagaaggaggagacGAGTGACGATGAGAGCGACTAG